Proteins encoded by one window of Mus musculus strain C57BL/6J chromosome 10, GRCm38.p6 C57BL/6J:
- the Nepn gene encoding nephrocan isoform X2: MQLSNFTGLLALEDFILLASGTESIENDTFKTLSTLKTLELWKNKLRQVPSALPANLEVLKLNDNAICALRGSEFEGLKNLKVLELKNNLISSLSPSMLSPLASLQSLMVDGNNIESVVGPLSLPHLKYMSMENNQLHLIPGNVFTSLQNLQFLSFSGNFLTKIPINLPKSLLSLKMERNQLKVVRFRDMKHLENLSHLYLSENFLSSIDGAQQLTNLTTLEVSQNQLQMLPPRLPSRLQKLDCSSNFIQRVTAPEFQDLRDLKHLFLDNNVVSLFEAGALQRCSQLSNLALEQNLLLSIPLRLPKTLARLDLKGNAIQDMAERELRDLKQLQVLNLRNNRISALDFKALEGLPRLRHLYLDGNPWNCTCSLLRAREVLKAKGTDVKGGQCAAPAERQGESWMSSKKILRQCEHHLQQSEKSKETKKKPKPEDSSSIRLNMDDDDDDYEID; the protein is encoded by the exons CTATCTAACTTCACTGGACTGTTGGCTCTGGAAGATTTTATTCTGCTGGCCAGTGGAACAGAGTCTATTGAAAATGACACCTTCAAAACTCTGAGTACACTAAAGACTCTAGAACTTTGGAAAAATAAATTGAGACAAGTCCCCAGTGCTCTCCCAGCCAACCTTGAGgtgttaaaattaaatgataatgCCATATGTGCTCTACGTGGATCAGAGTTTGAAGGACTGAAGAACTTGAAAGTCCTTGAACTTAAAAACAACTTGATCTCGTCCCTGTCTCCCAGCATGCTCTCCCCACTTGCCAGTTTGCAGAGTTTGATGGTGGATGGTAACAACATAGAGTCCGTGGTTGGACCTCTGAGCCTTCCGCATCTCAAGTACATGAGCATGGAGAACAACCAACTCCACCTTATACCAGGGAATGTCTTCACTTCCCTACAGAATTTGCAGTTCCTCAGTTTCAGTGGTAATTTTCTAACTAAAATTCCCATAAATCTACCCAAATCCTTGCTATCTTTAAAGATGGAGAGAAACCAGCTCAAAGTGGTCAGGTTTCGCGATATGAAACACTTGGAGAACCTGTCCCATCTTTACCTGTCAGAGAACTTCCTGTCTTCCATTGATGGGGCACAGCAGCTGACCAATTTAACAACTCTGGAGGTTTCCCAAAACCAGCTTCAAATGTTGCCTCCCAGGCTACCATCGAGGTTACAGAAGCTTGATTGTAGCAGTAACTTCATTCAGAGAGTGACAGCACCAGAATTCCAGGACCTCCGAGACCTGAAACATCTGTTTCTAGACAACAATGTTGTCAGCTTGTTCGAGGCTGGGGCCCTTCAGAGGTGTTCTCAGCTGTCCAACCTGGCCCTGGAGCAGAATCTGCTGTTGTCTATCCCTCTGAG GCTCCCTAAGACCCTGGCCAGGCTGGACCTCAAGGGCAATGCCATCCAGGACATGGCTGAAAGGGAGCTCAGGGACCTCAAACAACTGCAGGTCCTCAACCTCAGGAACAACCGGATCTCGGCCTTAGATTTCAAGGCACTGGAGGGGCTGCCTCGGCTCAGGCATCTCTACCTGGATGGGAATCCCTGGAACTGCACTTGCAGTCTCCTACGAGCCAGGGAAGTCCTGAAGGCCAAGGGCACGGACGTGAAAGGGGGACAGTGCGCAGCCCCAGCAGAGCGACAGGGGGAGAGCTGGATGTCCTCCAAGAAGATCCTGAGGCAATGTGAGCATCACTTACAGCAGAGTGAGAAAAGCAAAGAGACCAAGAAGAAACCCAAACCCGAAGACTCTTCCAGCATCAGACTCAACATGGATGACGACGATGACGATTATGAAATAGATTAG